The following DNA comes from Anopheles arabiensis isolate DONGOLA chromosome 3, AaraD3, whole genome shotgun sequence.
GTTCCAGGACGCTGGTTCATTTTCCCTATCCACGCGAAGAAAAGCGAATCGAGTTAGCCTTCTACACGACTCCCTTTCCACCAGGAGAGAACTCTTGTACGCAGGCAGGAAATGGTTGCAATCGAATTAGCGAACCCGCGGATGGACGATGGATCGCACCAGCGGAGAGAAGCAAACGGCGGCTGCCAAGTGAAGTGAAAGGTCGAAACAGTTTCACCGAAAACCTGGCGGGTGACCAACCAAGAGGTTAATAAGAGAAGCTGTCTGTTTCGTAATGTGTATAATGTACGATCGATCGCGCTGGATGATCGTACATCAACAAACAGGCGCAAACGCTTTATTAGCCCTCCAGCTTTGTATTTTCCTGGCAAACGATAAGTGGTTTTTCTGTGGCCGAGAGCTGGCGGGCTAAGTAATTGGATCGTTTGATTGTTGGTAGTTTTGGGGGGTGATTGGAAAATGGGTGTAGGAAGCTGAACCTCTATTAACAGTACGAAGCAAATGCGGACGCGTAGTGTAGTACCAAACGGACGGTCTTACATGTCAAAGGTCATGAGTTCAAATCTTAATGCAGGGGGGAAAATAGCTCATTCGGAAAAGCGCCTTTTATAAGCAACAGGTTGTTATTAGATACACTTTTACGGCTGATCATGACTAAGACAAAGGAACGATAGGTAATTCTTTCATGGTAATATGAAAAGagaataatgtttaaaaaacatgTTAACTTTGATCGTGTGAACAATCAAAATCACAAAGATCACAATTTTGGCACACTTCTCACGCTGCTCAACCAACTATAGATTGCAGCCAGATTTCTTTCTAACATTTCCACAATTGAACAATATGCCTGAGTAATCGAAGGCATTACTggatagagaaaaaaatcccagAAACCCTCAATTCGAAAGCTCCTTGGCGTTGCATTTCGATAACGATcttcgatttgttttgtttggcccACCGGGAGGCCAACACTTCTCCCCACTGGCACGAATTTAGAGACTTGCTGCCCTCCCTGAGGAGACTGTTTGACGCAAAATAAATGAAGACATTTTAACAACAGTACCAGCAGAGTAGCAAAGGCGCAACAACAGTAAAAGAAGGAGTGCTCGTCCCAATCACAGGGCCTGATGAATGGAAACTTTGTTACGGAACAATTGTTATTGCCAGTACATTCGTGACATTTACCATTTGGCTTTTCGAGCTCTTCTCGGTGGTAAGTAAGAGCACCCCCGTGGTGGTACCCCCGTTTGCTGTTAACAGGCTTGTTTAATTTGAGCCATTTCTCGTTCAGATcgtgtttttgtgcttttaaAGGTATTAACTttccaccaaaaaaacacaacgtgtACGTGTCATTCCCCGTGGAGAGAACGACGGATTGATCATACCCCAGTCATCTCTTTAGGCTGAGCGTGAAATTTGCACCTCACCACCAGCTCCCCCTATTATTTCCTAAACAATGCGACACAACAATTTTGCCATCTCGTAGAGGAATCTTTAAGCAAATAATAATAGCAAATGGAATGAATCGGGCTTGGCGCCCATAATGGTTGGTTGCATAATGACTTCATTAAAAGGGTGGCGGCGCACGATCGGACGTACAGAGGACGGGCGCCAGCGCTTTTCTTTCGCGACCGTTCTTATCCCCTTTGGGTCACGAAGTCATCAATGTCAAATGTACTTTTTGTTCGCTTGATTGAGCGTCTTTTGGGTTGGTTtggtgtgtggggggggggcgctgttttccattttcttttaaCCGTATTGGGTGAAATGAAACGCGAGGGGCAACTGAGGCTCCTCGGGTTGTGTACGATTGTGTCAGGTGGTGTAGCTGTTTAACATCTTATTTGTTTAGCTTTTTATGGCATTGAAAATGGGCACGATTTTCTACGGGGGTGAAGAGTGGCGCAATTAATCCAATGTGATACAATTAAATGTATCGTATTGTTATGGCTGGAACACGTGTGTGTTGGGTTGagtgtgatttttatttcattagcGTACGTAATAGTTAGTTTGGCTTGGTTCAATTCCTAAAAGCGCCGTTCTATTTATGCAATCTTTTGCTGTGGTACCGCTGGTAGCTTTCTACAAGATAGCGCTTCGTCAATGATGATACTCCTTGCttggcaaacaaaaatgtttttgttttgatgacgATCCGTCACGAGTCAGCATATTgttgggctgctgctgctgccttccgATTGCTGACGCAAAACTGGATCATCCGTCATcggcgagaaagaaaaaaaaccggcaGCACCCAGACGCTCCACCGTGAACGACTTTTGGACGCGCAAAGTTGCATAATACGAAAATCTTCAAATTGCATCTTGTTCGTTTCGCCCTTACGTTGTTGTTTAACTTTTGAGCGTTTTAAGCGTCAGCATCTCTTCTCCCATTGAGAAAGAAAGAccagcgaacaaaaaaaagagccatTTCTTTTCCGCAACATAATgaccgttgtgtgtgtgtgtgtgtgtgttgtgttgtgttgggtaaaaattaaaacaaaacaaaaagaaggctgtttaaaaacaaaaccaaaaaacactGGAAACGGGTGCGAAGCATTCGATGGTGGTGTTTATAATTGGGCGAAGGAAAGGATACACTCCATTGCGCGTTCCAATACTTTGCTACCGTAACCACCGCCGTACCCTTTTGGAGCTATTTAAAAGGGAGTGGAAATTGTCCTGTGCTGGGAATTGGATTACGTACAGAAGGGGGGAAATTATTGTTGTTTGGCGGTCTTGCTTTGGACATTCGTCTGCTACAGCATACACTTTTCATGAACGTTTTTCAATTATTGTTTGAATGGTCTCTTTCTGTGTGTGACGGAAGTGTACTTGAGGCTCTTTCGTGACTGTGTGAACAAAGCTTCACTGCTGTTTGTTCGAACAAAAGATTAAATGGTACAGCTAGCAAATGTGTTTGCGTGTTCCACGATCGTGTTTATCGATTGACAATCATTCATATGTAGCCTATTCTATGTGTATAATCCTGgttattatttatcttttccgATCAGCTCCATCCTGCACGCCATACATGAATGGACTTGGTAGTATAGCAATGGAAGATATGTTTAGCTTTgtgttatgtttatttttagctcGGTTTATTGTATTTATCTCCTTCAGATCTTACTTACTGTGGCCTGTGAAAGCTCAACTACTGGAGCTATACTTACGAACGGAGTCCCTCCTATCCGCCGCACATACAGCTTTGACTAATGACAactctgtttctctcttttgcaCCCTCCACTCCCTTTCACAGTCCTATGCGGTAACCGAGTGAGCCAAATGACCCGCGCGTACGATGACATAGATGCCGTAACGCGCCTGCtggaagagaaggaaaaggacCTCGAGCTAACGGTGCAGATTGGCAAGGAGCTGCTAGCGCAGAACACGCACCTCGAGAACCGGGTCGCCGAGCTGGTGCAGGAGCTCAAGACGACGAACGAAAACCGGGCGCAGCTCTCGCACGAGCTGCATCAGAAGATCGAGCTGATCGGAATACTGACGAACGATGCCGACGACACCAGTGAGAATGGTAAGCTATCACGAGGGGCACTGATGCCATTAAGCTTTATGATATTTAACAAATGTTAGTATGAAAGATATAAGTGCTCAAAATGCTGAGTAAATATCTCCAAATCTACTCGAAAATAACTTCAATTTTTCGGTGAATTCTACATGAATCGCACACGTGCGGGAGAATCAAATATTACTTTCCCCTTATGAGCCTTTTGAAAGTGATAAGCGATTAAGTGTTGCCCTTTGGCCCTATCCGTGACAGAAGAATAGGGTACCTAAATTAATAGTTTCCATAACACTTTCACTCACCAGCACCTAGCTTAAGCGCCTCtagaggtgtgtgtgttcaatgCGGAACAATGTAGCATTGCATATGCTTCCATCCCACCGCCAACCATTGCCGTTCGGTTCTACTCACGTTAGCCACTATCAAAATAAGCccccttttgttttgtaaccACTATTTTCTATCGGCGAATCAGCATTGCGTTGTTTGGTACACTCTCGAGCACGGTTCGATCGAGCGACGTGAGTGAAAGCTCTTGGAAACGGTTGATTAACTATCTGCCTGGGTGTCCCTCCAGCGACAGCCATAGAACGTCGACAACGGTTAATAGGGAAGAGTTATGTTTGCTTCCCTGCCGACGAGTCGCAGCCATTTCAATACCGCATGTTGTAAGATTGCCACCTTAGACAAGGCAAATagtgtgtggtggtgctgttgcatcATAGGAGAAGACCGGTGACGTCCACTGGAAGCGATAAGTTGGCAAAGAACTTGACATCCTCAAACACTTCACCTGCCTGAGAGTGCGCGCCTTATCGCGCgaggcaaatgaaaaataacatcCCTGCTGGACGCGGTTCTTCGCAGGTTACCGGCTTTTTAATTAGCGAACGAACAGAATCAACGACTCGGCGCTGTGCTCTTGGTGTTATCGCTAAAGCAATCGCGAGCGatcgcccacacacacacacacacagagttgCTTATCAAGAGCACCActcatcttcatcttcatcccCGGTTCGAGCCGTTGCGGCGCAATTGTAGCGACATTTGCACGTAGCTTTGCAGTACGAATGCATCGCGAGGAGAAGGTAGTGCAGTGTTGTTGTGGTGCATATGTTCAGTGGCAAGTgttctaattttaatttttacacacaaacacacacacgaacacacaatAGTGCCGGAAGGTGATATACGGGTTGCAGCGAAAGgtaaattgtttgcttttggaaCTCCAGCCACTCCTCTGCATCGTTATTCTGTGCGGTAATGGAATTATATCGAGCTGAAAATCGATGACAGAGAACTGTGTGGGTTCGCCTGGTTTCTCGTCGTGTCTGCTCGTGTTTTTGGGCGCGCACACCTACCACCCATCGGccgggggtggtggtggctcgTCGTGTGTTGTAATCGTCCTTTTCGGGTCGTCAGAAAAtggacaaaacaacaaatgcgCGAAAAAAAGTCGGCTGAAATAGAAAATCAATAACGAAAGCAAAACTGGAGCTTATTTGTTTGTTCCGTTCCCAACTGTGTTACGAAATGCTCCATCGCGTGCCTGTGGTGTGCCTGGCACCTCCCAAAACGAAGCTGATCCTCTGCACTGGGCACTGGGAAAGGTGTTCCGTTCGCAGTCGGAAACGGTTATCGGTGGCGGCATGTCCGATGGCATGCAAAACTAAGCTCACTCTCGCGCTATTGGCGTGGATGGATTGATTATTGACCTCATCCTTGTCGTCCCCCATCGCCCCTCAGTTCGGTCCGGTGTTGATGGTTCAATCGTGCTAAAGGGCAACcagtgaaaagcaaaacaaacacccgGGAGACTGCCTCAGTCCGTTTGGTCAAGCCTCCGTGGGCCTGTCTCTAAATGAAGTGAAGTGTGTAGGTTTGGGCAGCCACAGTAGTGCTTTCTGGCTGCAGCGTGAATAAAAGGAGATAAGAGAACACCTCCTTCGTACCttctttcctcttcttttgcGCTGCCCCTTTCGATGGCGTTGATTCGTGCAGTGGCGATGCCGTGTTACCAGCGCCCGCGCTCGAACGGCTTATCATCGGCGGTAGTAGCAACTACGACGAAGTGCTTTTGCTTGCGAATACTCTGTACGGAATCTCTCAACTTTCTCGCGCTCTTAAACCCCATATGaagtctctctctccctatccCTCTCTTGTGGCAATTCGTATTCTAATGCAAATTTGTGGCTGGTTCTACTATCATTTCCCGCAGTCACACCGACGGCATCGAAGTCGATCAAcctggagctgctgcagcggaAGGTTAAGCAGCTGGAGGACGAAAACAAATCCCTGCGCACCGAAACCGCCCAGCTAGTGAAGGAGACGGACGAGTGCGAGGAGCAGGAGCGCAGGCTGATGGCGGACATCGCGAACCAGCTTACCACGGCCAACAGCGAGTTTGACGGTTTAAGTAAGTATTGCTTGTAGCTCTTATCTACTGTGTATGGATGTGAATTGTGTCTAGTTACGTTACGCTCAAGATCCAGCTCTCTCTTACCACACTTCATCTCTAATCTCCTTATCGAATCCACTCTTATCACTCTATCACGCTGCAGATTTGGAACTCGAACGACTGAAGGAGGAAAACCGGCTACAGCATGAGCAGATCATCAGCCTTACCGGGCGGCTCGCGGACGCCGAGATACGGCTCCATCAGCTGACCTCCGAAAACGAGGAAGCATCGTCGCTGCTCAGCATCAccaaagaaaaccaaaacctGCTGGCGGGCGAGCTGGCCGAGTTCAAGCTGCGCTACCAGGAGGTGCTGAACCTGCTGCAGGAGGCCCAGGAGCAGCTGCGCCGGCAGCGGAAACGCTCCCAGCCGCTCGCGCGCAGCTCGCTCATTCCCGGCATTACGGGAATGCCGGCCGCGCCCGATTCGCTCCAGTCGGAGCTGATGGAAACGTCCCTCTACTCGGAGCACAGCCTTGACTCGGGCATCGATTCGGTGCGGGGCGGTATCGGTGGTGGCGGCTCCATGATGGGTGGTATGATGACCGGCTCCCAGCAGCAGGTTCCCGCCTATCGGAAGGTGTTCGAGACGGTCCGCTCGGCCAGCCGGGCAAATCCGAACGGGTTCAGCGATAGTTTCTCGCAGCTCGGTTCGATGACGATGAGTTCCTCCTCGCAGCCGCGCATGGCACCATACGTTTACCCCGGACTGGGCGGTACGACCGGcaacggcagcggcggcagcaatGCGGGCATCACGACGATGACACACTCCTACAAGAGCGGTTCGTCCGTGTACAGCACGATGtacggcggtggtggcggcagtTCGCTCGGTGGACGTACGTACTCGCGCGAAAGTCTAACCGCCGACTCGGAGGATGGCTATCCGGGTCCAGCCCAAACAGGCATCCCGGGTGCACCGGGCGCGAAGGATCTGGAAGCGGCCCTGAAGCGTCTTACCCCGGCGGAGGTGCTAGCGAGACGGGCGATGCTGCAGCACGCTCCGCTCGGCACGTACAGCTACGACGAGCAGCCTGCGGGCATTCCGCTCGGCTGCCGCACACCGGACAGTATTATGTCGACCGGTTCGTCGGgcctgtcgtcgtcgtcggccgcCGGCAACGGCCAGTGGCGCCTTCCGGAGAAGCTGCAGATCGTGAAACCGATCGAGGGCTCGCAAACGCTGCACCACTGGTCGCGGCTTGCCACGCCCACCCTGAGCGGGCTGCTCGAGGAGCGGCCGGGCGTGACGATACGCGGTGGCCGCGGGCTGGACGAGCTGGGCCTGCAAACTTACTCGCTGTCCGACGTGGAGGAGGACGAAGACACGGAAGACCATCCGGGCAAGCGGTTCCAATCGTTCGGCTGCACCTACACGTACACCAACAGCACGGTGCTGCATCCGGACGACGGTACGACGGCGGTTACGTTCAGTTTGCCACCCTCGCAAATGTCCTCCCAGATGACGTCCGAGTGTCCGACGCGACAGCCGACCGCACCGTCAACGCCCCGCTCCAGCCTGTCGCGGCGCAACTCCTGCTCAACGTTCAGCGTGAACATGGGGCTGGCGTCGATGCTGAACGAGCGTGGCATTAAAGCCGTTACACCGAGTGCCCTTAATACGCCCGCCGGGCCCAACTACTCACCCACGGTGACACCCTGCAATAGTCCTGGTAAGTGCGAGCCATTTTTAATCCCTTCAAATTGgatgtttaaattaattttctctTATTCTACCAGATGGTTCACCCACTCGTTCAATGTCTCCGGAACCACCGCTCCTATCCGGGCTGCTCGCCTCGACGGCCGACATCCTGCGCAAGCGGTTCGTCGCCTCGACCGGCGGCCAGCACAGTTCCGCCGATCCGGCCGATCGTCCATCGAGAATAATGACCCGCAACAAGGTCGCGCTGTCGCGGCTGGAAAAGAAAGCGCTTCGCTCGATCAAGATCATGGAAAAGGTGGAAAGCATCGGGCTGGAGAACATTATGCTACCGCCGCAGCATCCACCGGGTATCAGTCCGCTTGCCCTGCACGGCACCTCGGCCCTCTACACGGCAGCCGCCTCCGGTCGCGGCCGTAGCCCGATGGCACAGCTTACCAGCCTCAAACACATGCAGGACCAGCGACGCAaagctcagcagcagcaggcggacGATCTTGTAACGATCGACAAGGAAACGATCAAAGCGGTCCTAACGAAGGGTCTGTCGCACGACAGCCTGAAGAGCATGGCTTCCTCGTCCGGCGCGAGCAGTGGCATCAGTACAGCGATGTCCTCCGACTCGGACAGCTCATCCGTGGCGAGCTTTGACTCGGAACCCCGCACCAAGGACACGACCAGCGGTGCCAGCTCGGCTGCTACCAACACCAATACCGCCTCCCCAACGACAGCGGCCCGGCTGAAGCAGATGCAGCGGCAGAAATCGCGACGCAATCTACTGAACGGTGCGAACGGTGGCTCCCAGCGGCCGGATCTCGGCACGGTGAACGGTTCCAGCCGTCCCGGGGTACGACCGGACCTTGGCACAGTGGGCAGCAAAGCAACGGGCAAAACTGgtggcaacagcagcaccggtGGAAGTGGCAAGGACAGCCGCAGCAAACAGCAATCGACGGCAACTGCTGCAGCACCGGCGGTTAAGGAAGAAAGCCGTTCACTCGGTCAGAGTGTGTACGGTACGATCAGCTCGTTGCTGTTTGGCCGCAAGGGTGGTTTGCTGTAAGAACACTAGCGAGAGCAGTGAAGGACACAAAGACGACCGCGGCAGCCACAGCAGTACATGCGCGGGTCCGgctgaaaaaaaacccattatGTTGGTAGCCGTCACAGTTTACATCCACCTTTGTTCGTATAATTTTAACCCACAAACAGATTATTTCCTATATTCATTTAGTGTGCCCATCATATCCTCGTTCTGTAAAGTTTTAGTACATCCCCTAGTGCGCAagcaagacaaaaaacacacacgcacatattcTACACAATAATACCTCCAAAATGGCAACAATTACCCCGCGAGGAAAAGTtattttgcataccttcaggggACGAAATCCAATAAGAATCCTTCTATTTGCCGTGCGCGCTCGCTGAGAGTAAAACAGATACACCTTTTCTCGCTTCCCTCGTTtttggagggaaaagaggaatgCGGGCTCTCCCTACACCACCTGAAACCATTCAAGCAAGCAAGGAATTACGGAAAATCAGGCTTACTCTCTCGTATGCACAACACTGCCGGGtgctggtttttttgtttgtccagTTAGAAACTTCAGTATTTGTTCGACATTAGTCCTTTCTTGGTGCTTTTCCACTCTATATACGGTGGCAGCTCAGTGTTACTAGCAGGCATAAAGTGTAGTCAAATTACGAACATTCCGGTGCTCATTCAGTGCCAGACCACTGAGAACTGATATAAAAACCATCGTTAAATAAAGATGGTGTTTAGAAACTGTAGGCAACATTTCTTTACGAAGCTTCCATTTCCCAACTATCCCGAGAGACGTTTTTTCCTATTTCTTTCACAAATCACTGTCCATGTTTTCCCTTGCAAATTTTTCCTTGCAAATTTTCCCTCCATGCTTTTTAGGATaacatttttcgaattaaATTATCTCTAACTAGTCTTGCTATTGCCTCAAACAAACGTGATGATGAGAGAGGAATGCTGATTTCAGGAAGCTTTTTCGCTGCCTACTTGATCGCTGCAACGTTGGCAAGCTTACGGTTTGGGTGGCGTTTAGGGATGTTTAGGAGCCGCATGGTAGATTGAAGCTTCAGTTCCTGCCCTTTCTGGTGTAGTCGACACGGATTTTACGTACACGTCACAAGCATAATGTGAAATGatttaggggaaggtaggtaaagacggacacgctaagggaaatggtaaaaatctagggatatataagtgcaacgacctagaaaatgtgcatatattATCTTACACTAATGTTtcatcagaaaatgtgttgaaacttttaagtttccattgatttttgtgttttttcatgaatgaaaaacatgatttttttcgggcggttttgaaatgttcgggtaagacggacacctgatatgggaaagatggacaccatgaagggtaagatggacacctgtagaaaacgttggaaagtgaagagttttacagtattttaacaaattctatcgctttcctcgtcctggtacgtttataaaccaattcttggcctattgcaacggcgattcattcagccgtggttttagaaattgtaagcTTCGCttctaatatatcgtagaatgcagcatctaaagcattattgaataACGCACACTTttagctgacgttgctccagcttacagaacaacagtctagaactgcctttaaggaaattactacgcgaaaagaccacgaccccagtattttttgagggacttgttaatagtttaatccattttccaccatgtcaaaattcaacatttgatgtttgtaatcccatagaatttctcatctattcctgaacaatgtcgtatcaatgcctaatctttttattgtttaaagttgtccaagtcgtgacaagatattggatttcgtgaagcacctcatcagcgtcgagcgtgtaatagcataacgaatggctactattttgaccggtgtttcatttctcgcttatttcaatactttctctacttactgattgatttatagtatcggaatacccttatttaaggtatttgaagaaatatattcatcacaaattgatataagaagtaaaaaaatgaataaattcggtgtccatctttccctacaacaaggtgtccgtctttcccgctttggtgtcagaatgtttaaaccaccaaaaaacaatattttgtattgcttttatcctcgttctttcgccagttttttcattaatgatcacgacaacccattcatgaaataaaacttccggaaatataaacaatacaagttgtagagcttaagatccgtagtagtcaaattagatccacaaggatgCTCATGATTCaaagtttattttgttcgtggatttaaccaattttgcatatatattgccaaaaatgttctcaaatgtgttgttcaactttaagttaggatgctgcattgttgattttttc
Coding sequences within:
- the LOC120903018 gene encoding trafficking kinesin-binding protein milt isoform X5; translation: MCIIKNNFDIEQYQSKLAASQCGARIPLSPNTQATIEKHLPGLPSKRLLMQQASKITEKRDVGCITEVCSAEDLPEVEIFSLLEEQIPRYKIRADTTTTFGGYENQDWFVQYPALPIPTEGLGLTTEQTREALNYFLLCGNRVSQMTRAYDDIDAVTRLLEEKEKDLELTVQIGKELLAQNTHLENRVAELVQELKTTNENRAQLSHELHQKIELIGILTNDADDTSENVTPTASKSINLELLQRKVKQLEDENKSLRTETAQLVKETDECEEQERRLMADIANQLTTANSEFDGLNLELERLKEENRLQHEQIISLTGRLADAEIRLHQLTSENEEASSLLSITKENQNLLAGELAEFKLRYQEVLNLLQEAQEQLRRQRKRSQPLARSSLIPGITGMPAAPDSLQSELMETSLYSEHSLDSGIDSVRGGIGGGGSMMGGMMTGSQQQVPAYRKVFETVRSASRANPNGFSDSFSQLGSMTMSSSSQPRMAPYVYPGLGGTTGNGSGGSNAGITTMTHSYKSGSSVYSTMYGGGGGSSLGGRTYSRESLTADSEDGYPGPAQTGIPGAPGAKDLEAALKRLTPAEVLARRAMLQHAPLGTYSYDEQPAGIPLGCRTPDSIMSTGSSGLSSSSAAGNGQWRLPEKLQIVKPIEGSQTLHHWSRLATPTLSGLLEERPGVTIRGGRGLDELGLQTYSLSDVEEDEDTEDHPGKRFQSFGCTYTYTNSTVLHPDDGTTAVTFSLPPSQMSSQMTSECPTRQPTAPSTPRSSLSRRNSCSTFSVNMGLASMLNERGIKAVTPSALNTPAGPNYSPTVTPCNSPDGSPTRSMSPEPPLLSGLLASTADILRKRFVASTGGQHSSADPADRPSRIMTRNKVALSRLEKKALRSIKIMEKVESIGLENIMLPPQHPPGISPLALHGTSALYTAAASGRGRSPMAQLTSLKHMQDQRRKAQQQQADDLVTIDKETIKAVLTKGLSHDSLKSMASSSGASSGISTAMSSDSDSSSVASFDSEPRTKDTTSGASSAATNTNTASPTTAARLKQMQRQKSRRNLLNGANGGSQRPDLGTVNGSSRPGVRPDLGTVGSKATGKTGGNSSTGGSGKDSRSKQQSTATAAAPAVKEESRSLGQSVYGTISSLLFGRKGGLL
- the LOC120903018 gene encoding trafficking kinesin-binding protein milt isoform X4, translating into MLLQSVNVIAYVKATLSIGCLRERYILNTGSIPLCEQYQSKLAASQCGARIPLSPNTQATIEKHLPGLPSKRLLMQQASKITEKRDVGCITEVCSAEDLPEVEIFSLLEEQIPRYKIRADTTTTFGGYENQDWFVQYPALPIPTEGLGLTTEQTREALNYFLLCGNRVSQMTRAYDDIDAVTRLLEEKEKDLELTVQIGKELLAQNTHLENRVAELVQELKTTNENRAQLSHELHQKIELIGILTNDADDTSENVTPTASKSINLELLQRKVKQLEDENKSLRTETAQLVKETDECEEQERRLMADIANQLTTANSEFDGLNLELERLKEENRLQHEQIISLTGRLADAEIRLHQLTSENEEASSLLSITKENQNLLAGELAEFKLRYQEVLNLLQEAQEQLRRQRKRSQPLARSSLIPGITGMPAAPDSLQSELMETSLYSEHSLDSGIDSVRGGIGGGGSMMGGMMTGSQQQVPAYRKVFETVRSASRANPNGFSDSFSQLGSMTMSSSSQPRMAPYVYPGLGGTTGNGSGGSNAGITTMTHSYKSGSSVYSTMYGGGGGSSLGGRTYSRESLTADSEDGYPGPAQTGIPGAPGAKDLEAALKRLTPAEVLARRAMLQHAPLGTYSYDEQPAGIPLGCRTPDSIMSTGSSGLSSSSAAGNGQWRLPEKLQIVKPIEGSQTLHHWSRLATPTLSGLLEERPGVTIRGGRGLDELGLQTYSLSDVEEDEDTEDHPGKRFQSFGCTYTYTNSTVLHPDDGTTAVTFSLPPSQMSSQMTSECPTRQPTAPSTPRSSLSRRNSCSTFSVNMGLASMLNERGIKAVTPSALNTPAGPNYSPTVTPCNSPDGSPTRSMSPEPPLLSGLLASTADILRKRFVASTGGQHSSADPADRPSRIMTRNKVALSRLEKKALRSIKIMEKVESIGLENIMLPPQHPPGISPLALHGTSALYTAAASGRGRSPMAQLTSLKHMQDQRRKAQQQQADDLVTIDKETIKAVLTKGLSHDSLKSMASSSGASSGISTAMSSDSDSSSVASFDSEPRTKDTTSGASSAATNTNTASPTTAARLKQMQRQKSRRNLLNGANGGSQRPDLGTVNGSSRPGVRPDLGTVGSKATGKTGGNSSTGGSGKDSRSKQQSTATAAAPAVKEESRSLGQSVYGTISSLLFGRKGGLL
- the LOC120903018 gene encoding trafficking kinesin-binding protein milt isoform X3, yielding MLSRAVNVFRKKKSRKSAHHDGEDDRHGTDTNASETETEPDDCSCHSEPVLPAGLSPAFASNGRLLQDSSPASSTEYFQDGPEQYQETGGRRKKHSSKEEQTASDEVREECRSSSSIASSLLSTIRRARSRSRSRSIASSSPAATGRSTSKLLPTSKSTLSSRSHRGGDHGGGCVDRGYGGTGSSASSALLHGDEERNALVSSDSFARDTKRGVRDPSEDHLRSSPTQSTELAGAASDSGSGGSVRQGDGKRQVLCGNRVSQMTRAYDDIDAVTRLLEEKEKDLELTVQIGKELLAQNTHLENRVAELVQELKTTNENRAQLSHELHQKIELIGILTNDADDTSENVTPTASKSINLELLQRKVKQLEDENKSLRTETAQLVKETDECEEQERRLMADIANQLTTANSEFDGLNLELERLKEENRLQHEQIISLTGRLADAEIRLHQLTSENEEASSLLSITKENQNLLAGELAEFKLRYQEVLNLLQEAQEQLRRQRKRSQPLARSSLIPGITGMPAAPDSLQSELMETSLYSEHSLDSGIDSVRGGIGGGGSMMGGMMTGSQQQVPAYRKVFETVRSASRANPNGFSDSFSQLGSMTMSSSSQPRMAPYVYPGLGGTTGNGSGGSNAGITTMTHSYKSGSSVYSTMYGGGGGSSLGGRTYSRESLTADSEDGYPGPAQTGIPGAPGAKDLEAALKRLTPAEVLARRAMLQHAPLGTYSYDEQPAGIPLGCRTPDSIMSTGSSGLSSSSAAGNGQWRLPEKLQIVKPIEGSQTLHHWSRLATPTLSGLLEERPGVTIRGGRGLDELGLQTYSLSDVEEDEDTEDHPGKRFQSFGCTYTYTNSTVLHPDDGTTAVTFSLPPSQMSSQMTSECPTRQPTAPSTPRSSLSRRNSCSTFSVNMGLASMLNERGIKAVTPSALNTPAGPNYSPTVTPCNSPDGSPTRSMSPEPPLLSGLLASTADILRKRFVASTGGQHSSADPADRPSRIMTRNKVALSRLEKKALRSIKIMEKVESIGLENIMLPPQHPPGISPLALHGTSALYTAAASGRGRSPMAQLTSLKHMQDQRRKAQQQQADDLVTIDKETIKAVLTKGLSHDSLKSMASSSGASSGISTAMSSDSDSSSVASFDSEPRTKDTTSGASSAATNTNTASPTTAARLKQMQRQKSRRNLLNGANGGSQRPDLGTVNGSSRPGVRPDLGTVGSKATGKTGGNSSTGGSGKDSRSKQQSTATAAAPAVKEESRSLGQSVYGTISSLLFGRKGGLL